The following proteins are encoded in a genomic region of Saccharopolyspora antimicrobica:
- a CDS encoding response regulator transcription factor, producing MRVLSEVTVFADQPELQEKVTRMLGEAPQRSLTDVAVLAFGGATPIESLHHCVSRLSRSYRVLVVLPEQAFDQVPELLRAGALGFLGTGCDQQEFHDALAVVARGAVYVTSGSRQALTGVSTNNEAVQQVLTRREQEVLRWIADGYTHSQAARRMGLSAATVDTYVKRIRAKLEVRNKAELTRKAIELGVVRREPLLTAA from the coding sequence ATGCGCGTGCTGTCGGAAGTCACGGTGTTCGCCGACCAACCGGAACTGCAGGAGAAGGTCACCCGGATGCTGGGCGAGGCCCCGCAGCGGTCGCTCACCGACGTCGCCGTGCTCGCCTTCGGCGGAGCCACCCCGATCGAGTCCCTGCACCACTGCGTCTCCCGGCTCAGCCGCTCCTACCGGGTGCTGGTCGTGCTGCCGGAGCAGGCCTTCGACCAGGTCCCGGAGCTGCTGCGGGCCGGCGCGCTGGGCTTCCTCGGCACCGGCTGCGACCAGCAGGAATTCCACGACGCGCTGGCCGTGGTGGCCCGCGGCGCGGTCTACGTGACCTCCGGCTCCCGGCAGGCGCTGACCGGCGTGAGCACCAACAACGAGGCGGTGCAGCAGGTGCTGACCCGCCGCGAGCAGGAAGTGCTGCGCTGGATCGCCGACGGCTACACGCACTCGCAGGCGGCCCGCCGGATGGGCCTGTCCGCGGCGACCGTGGACACCTACGTCAAGCGGATCCGCGCGAAGCTGGAAGTCCGCAACAAGGCCGAACTGACCCGCAAGGCCATCGAGCTGGGCGTGGTCCGACGGGAACCCCTTCTAACGGCTGCGTGA
- a CDS encoding sensor histidine kinase yields the protein MQDLLFVALVSLWCSVAVGVLGAAVLWMMRRGSLVVMMMVLSVVTVIEIAFTFVALGFLGVFTEQAMVAVLLACIPTTAVSLALCLLLGARILNGSRSLARATRTMGEDGRFAAPAHSGSAELAVLTQELAATSAALTASREQERVLEASRRQLIAWVSHDLRTPLAGLRAMTEALQDGMARDQDRYLGLILQETQRLDQLVGDLFDLSRIQSNSLTLSLTPVALPDLINDAVTAIEPQARNRGVRLVPGGIESIEVRVDVRQISRVLGNLLGNAVRHTHPGGAVTVSAHSAGGTAVLSISDACGGIPVEDLGKVFEPGWRGTPARPAGKDVGGGLGLAIVRGIVEAHHGAVAVDNIEGGCRFTASLPLA from the coding sequence ATGCAAGACCTGCTCTTCGTCGCGCTCGTCTCGCTCTGGTGCTCGGTGGCCGTGGGCGTGCTCGGCGCCGCAGTCCTCTGGATGATGCGCCGGGGCTCACTGGTCGTGATGATGATGGTGCTCTCGGTGGTCACCGTCATCGAGATCGCCTTCACCTTCGTGGCCCTGGGCTTCCTCGGGGTGTTCACCGAGCAGGCGATGGTCGCGGTGCTGCTGGCGTGCATCCCGACGACCGCCGTCTCGCTCGCGCTGTGCCTGCTGCTCGGCGCGCGGATCCTCAACGGCAGCCGGAGTCTCGCGCGCGCCACGCGGACCATGGGCGAGGACGGGAGGTTCGCCGCGCCGGCGCACTCCGGCTCGGCGGAACTGGCGGTCCTGACGCAGGAACTCGCCGCCACCAGCGCGGCGCTGACCGCCTCCCGCGAGCAGGAGCGGGTCCTGGAGGCTTCGCGGCGGCAGCTCATCGCCTGGGTCTCGCACGACCTGCGCACCCCGCTGGCCGGGTTGCGCGCCATGACCGAGGCGCTGCAGGACGGCATGGCCCGCGACCAGGACCGCTACCTCGGGCTGATCCTGCAGGAGACGCAGCGGCTGGACCAGCTGGTCGGGGACCTGTTCGACCTGTCGCGCATCCAGTCCAACTCGCTGACGCTGTCGCTGACACCGGTGGCGCTGCCCGATCTGATCAACGACGCGGTGACCGCCATCGAACCGCAGGCCCGCAACCGCGGCGTGCGGCTGGTGCCCGGCGGCATCGAGTCCATCGAGGTGCGGGTGGACGTCCGGCAGATCAGCCGGGTGCTGGGCAACCTGCTCGGCAACGCCGTCCGGCACACCCACCCCGGCGGCGCGGTGACGGTGTCCGCGCACTCCGCCGGCGGTACCGCCGTGCTGTCCATTTCGGACGCTTGCGGCGGGATTCCGGTGGAGGACCTGGGCAAGGTCTTCGAGCCCGGGTGGCGGGGAACGCCTGCGCGCCCGGCCGGCAAGGACGTCGGCGGCGGGCTGGGACTGGCCATCGTGCGCGGCATCGTCGAGGCGCACCACGGCGCGGTGGCGGTGGACAACATCGAGGGAGGCTGCCGGTTCACAGCCAGCCTCCCGCTGGCCTGA
- a CDS encoding DUF4232 domain-containing protein, with the protein MLNRTRVLGTVAALAGGIAMLTGCAQGAATTSPVPGSNAAVVGQPGQGERQQADGTQPGISTEGPCAVEDVAVTLTPQPDRPGIFLMTAVNNSAEACYVDGWGGVVPLDMTGAAFEVPTEHVKIPGEPTNMRLEQGETAFAGVKMELGDKSDPNVRVANGFNAFMPNVEGTTNAKVAGADYYEYPVVSIQIGSYQPSAQGVTVF; encoded by the coding sequence ATGCTGAACCGGACTCGCGTGCTGGGTACCGTCGCTGCTCTCGCCGGCGGGATCGCCATGCTCACCGGGTGCGCCCAGGGTGCTGCGACGACCTCGCCGGTCCCGGGCAGCAACGCCGCTGTCGTCGGCCAGCCCGGGCAGGGCGAGCGGCAGCAGGCGGACGGCACGCAGCCGGGCATCTCGACGGAAGGCCCCTGCGCCGTCGAGGACGTCGCCGTGACGCTCACCCCGCAGCCGGACCGGCCCGGGATCTTCCTGATGACCGCGGTGAACAACTCGGCGGAGGCCTGCTACGTCGACGGCTGGGGCGGTGTGGTGCCGCTGGACATGACGGGCGCGGCGTTCGAGGTGCCGACCGAGCACGTCAAGATCCCGGGTGAACCGACCAACATGCGCCTGGAGCAGGGCGAGACCGCCTTCGCCGGTGTGAAGATGGAGCTCGGCGACAAGAGCGACCCGAACGTGCGCGTCGCCAACGGCTTCAACGCCTTCATGCCGAACGTGGAGGGCACCACGAACGCGAAGGTCGCCGGGGCCGACTACTACGAGTACCCGGTCGTGTCGATCCAGATCGGCTCTTACCAGCCCTCGGCCCAGGGCGTCACCGTCTTCTGA